The following nucleotide sequence is from Triticum dicoccoides isolate Atlit2015 ecotype Zavitan chromosome 7B, WEW_v2.0, whole genome shotgun sequence.
acaaatccaagacaagtaattcggaacggagggagtaccattgaAATACCAATCGGGCATCTTGAGCGCCGAGTCATGGTCAAGTTGGATGGGTGGTGGCGCCTGTGGCTATTTCCAGCAACCACTCAACAATTGTACCTGCATATTTGTACTTGGTTTAGGAGACCCATGTCCTTTGGAGAAAGAAACAAGGCGCATGGGTCTCCTAAACCAAGTACAAATATGCGTGGCAAATCTTGAGTTAGATATTGTACAAAAACTGAGAATATCTAACCGAGAAAGATTTGCCACGCACAAAAACTGAGAATATCTAACTCAATTGTTTTTGCTAAAAAACAATTTGCGCATATGTTGAAAGAGTACTAAATTTGCAGGTTTTTCATGGAAGTATTTATAACTTCACAGATGttaagagagaaaaaaaatcacCATGTCAAAAAGAAAATGAAAGCTAGAAAATGGTGtgtaatcttctatatctaaatagctagtctCCACTAGTAGATTTCTTTCAACATGTGCGCTTCCACATCACGTCaattgttgatagcccgttcgatcaaAATTGTGTGACATCCTCAAGTCATGCATATACTCGTAAGTTGCAATTTCGCATTAACATATTCATGCAAACCATGCCACGTCATCAAGTTATGCATGTCAGACACAAGTTAAACTTTATTTTGTGTTGATTTATCTATGCTCATGGACAATATACGACTATATGTGTTGGACGCTTGGAGCAAAAGTGTATGGTTCATGCCTCATTTTTTTTGTTAAAGATAGCGTCACATTAAGGTTTATTCGTTTGAAATGTAAACTGAGAGCACTCTTGCATTGTTTTTTCATTAGGTTTCCCTGTTTAAAAAAACTATTTATACATTTATTTTAACATGCTAATGTGCGGGGCATTATCTAGTTCGGCGGCTTCAGTGTGCACCTAGCGGCACAATAAAGATTTTCCACACACACAACCCGGGAATCTGTAAATCAACTTGTGCCGAGAAGCCATATCAAAGGCAACAGAATCTCCACAGTATCATTATCAGAACACATGAGGCCAAACATAGAAAAAGGGGGCCGTGTAACCTGTCCCTTCCCTAACCATCTATCCTGAGTGGCCGCGTGATGATGATGCTCCATTTGCTCTCCTTTTTCTTCAAAGTTTCTTTTCGTTTCCTGTTTTCCTCTGAGCTACGCGTGGAGATAGACGGACGGCGATCATCCTCGGTTCGTTTTGTTTCGTCGCTGGCGATTCTCGATCCCTCGGGCGGCGTCGTCGGACAATTGATCTGTCTTTTCTTCTCGAGGGAGAAGGGCGTGCTGGTCTCGATAAGCCTACTAGTACCATTTTCCGGGAGCAGGGTCAGATATCCTTTTGGAACCGGCGCAAAGGGCCAAGAGAAACCGCAGCACGGAGCATTTGGAAGTGGACAAACTCTTCCCAAACATGGCCGTGTCCGAACGACAAGGGAAACCGCAGCACGCACGCCTGTGGATGTTCTGGCCGATGGTCCAAAACTATAGTAATAATTATGTCTGATTGTTTCACTAACATAGAATTTCGGGTCTCCATCACTGATCTCACACATGGCCTTGTGTGTCCCATTGAAAGGGATCGATATGGTAAATTATTATGCTTCATTCATTCTTGATAAGCATGGCCAGTTCGTTTTGCGCCTTGTGTGCACACACTTCGCACGCAAGCATGATGACTGAATAAAATACAACTAAATTGCGACTTTAAATCAGGTATCTGTCATCAGTTGTCACCATGCGTAGTTTTCTCTTTGCGCCAAATTTCACGGCAAAATCCTGgtcttgatttttttttaaaaatcacaACTCTTGTCTAGATAAGACCTACTATCATTTTACTACCGCCCTTCTAGTAGTTTCGAGTGGACCAAGGTTTAACAGTGAGAACTGTGGCAAAACATGATTTCGACACGCAGACACGATAGTTAACCACCCGCGAGGATTCGTTTCGACGGCCGCCGGTTAGTCTTGTCTTCTTGCCAATACTGAAGGTGGCCACTGGACAGCCACCGGTGGTGACGAGGCATCTCCTCGCTTGCCCTCACTTGTCGGCACTCTTCCTGACGTTGCTCCGAGGAAAATACAATGAGTGTCGAGAATTATGTGACGGCGAGGAGATTTGTCAAGGGTGATGCGATGTTCTCAAATAGCAGGGCGACATATCATGTGGTAGCTAGCCTTTTGTAGTTTTTAGGGGTGGCCTAGAAGCATGGCATCTGGATTGTGCTTTTGAACTTCATTGGTTGGATCGAGTGACTAAGGATATTGAGGCATCTTTAAGCAGTTACTCCTTTTTGGGATGAAGTCTTGATTTTGCTTTTCTTGGTTGGATCCAGCAACAAGCATGAACATGTATGTACCATCTCCTTCCCCAAGGCATTGTTATCGATGTCTGATATCGAAGATCAATGCCAATCCGACATTTGAGGGTATAGTGGTGTCTCACCATGTACAGGCCTAGCCACAACCACCGGTCCTGGCCATTACGAATGGCAGGATCTAGACTGCCCCCATAGACCAATACTAGTGTTTCCTGCGCATTTTGTCCTTACTCATGCGCACGCCCGGGATCAAATTCTCAGTTGGTCACCCatcctcaaaccactccaagccaaGCATGCTTAACTCTGGGGTTCCTTTTAGATGGGCTcatgaaaagaaggaattccttatttatatgagtagtctatcatttcTGTTAAGCCAAACTCTCACACGCCACTGGTATCTTCTCTATACAGTAAAAGCTCTCGGTTTGATCTCCACTATGTTGGTTCCCACAATGCCGGTGTACATGCGACATCTTTCTTCTTGAAGGCATTATCTTGAAACTAGCAATCTGATTTGCAAGGTGAATGTCCTTGGAGTTGACTTCACTAGTTGGACATGGCTTCGGTATTTTGGCAACATTGTAGATTTTTTAGTTTTTCATTTACTTGTTGTTATGGTTGCTTTGTTTGGGGCCACATTTTGACATTCCATTTGGTTTCTATTGTAACATGATTTGTGGGCATTACTACTTCTGGCATCATCCGAGTTGATCTTTAAAAAGTGTGCATGAAAGAGAACAATCGAGAAATCAAAGGCTGACATCACACAAGACTGCACTATTCTTTGACAAGCATCGCATGAAGTATCACTTTTTAGACTCGGTGAAAGTAACACTCACCTCCTAGCTTATTGGATTAGTTGTGACCATGAATTCATGGTGCAAAGCACATTGGTAAAAGCATCATTCCTCTCCTTTGTTCTATATATAAAAGTCATGGCTTTATGCCTACGAAATTTGGCAAAAGTTTGTGTCTTCCCTTTATGTGTGTTCATTTATGTTCTTTTTTTTCCTTGTTGAGCTTTTCAGTTTGTTCATTTTTATTCCTGCGCTTGTTGAGCTTTTTTTTCCTACGAGTATATTGTGTCTTCAAACATCTAGCAAGCGCACAACCACACCTATCCATTGAAACAACATACCCCATATGTTGGAGAGTGGATTCTCTAAGATTGGTAACCGGCAAagtcactatatatatatatatatatatatatatatatatatatatatatatatatatatatatatgttatctaCTGGTAACGCGATTCTATCAACAGATATGGCGTCTATTATAGAAAAGCTCTTATGTCTTGATGAGGCACACGAGGTAAAAATGTGTCTGCTCATGACCAATGAATACAACTACCCACAAAAATCATCTAATGAGCGAGCATAACGATCCCAACAGTTTTAGGAAAATGTGCTGCCAAAAAAGTTTATCTCAGTTTTTTGTTGATTGTGATGCTACATGGTCCATTTTCGGCCCTATAATATTGATATTAGAAGAAAACGAATGACAATAACGTAAAGGCCCAAACACTCAGAAAGTTTAGGCCCATTGTAGATCACATCATGAGCTTAGCTTTAAAAAAAATGTTAGACACCATGAGCTTAGCTTCTTTTTTTTTCTTGATCTTAAAACATCATGAGCTCTTTTTTGTTGTTGCGGGGGTTAAACATCACGAGCTTAGTTGCTAGGAGAAAAGGTAAAGGAAAATGGTACCTGATATATCTCTACTATCTAAAAGAAACGTAAGGTTTCCTCTCCCCTTTTACGTCAATTGTTTCGTCGATACCACAGGCGATCGGTCGATCGAAGTCTCTCTCCACACCGATTTTTTTCTCTCCTCCCACCTTTTTTTCATGTTGGTCGTCCGCCCCTCTCCCACGGTCTCACCTCCCCCCGCACGAGCGATCGAATCGAACCCTAGATGGCCCCCCGCCGCCGACGGCGATCCCACTgcctccgtctcctccgcctccaccccctccccttcccctacacCCTGCTCCTATCCCTAAGATCGAGTTGCTACGCTTCCCAATTGCTCCGCCGGCCATGGCCTCCCACCTCCGCCTCCACCATCACCAGCacctccaccgcctccacctcccgtAGTCCCGTCTCCGGCGTCCTCTCTGCATCCCCGCGTTCTCTACTCCGCCACGGCCCCCGACGGGGGTTGGTGGCGCAGAGATGTACTCAGACGGTGAGGGTGAGGTGGACACAGGGACTCTGATGGGGGCCCCTCGTGGGTGAGGGTGATGCTGGTGGAGCGGGAGGCCTCGTCGACGATCTCGATTCGTCCACTCCAGCTGCTACATCTCCTCACCATGTTGCTCGCTGAATCGGCTCCCTCATGGAACCAAGTCGAGGATGTGCTACCTATGGTTGTCATCATGGTCCGTAGTACCGGACTGCAGCATGTTCTACGGCTGATGCATGGGCGTGTGGCTGCCCCCGCACGAGAGCTGCTGGATGGAGCTCCTCAACGGtgcgacgaggaggggagaggtggAGGGAGCAGACGACGGCCGTCGTCTGCGCGGCCGACACTGACACCAGGTTAGAGAGTAGGCCACTGAAGATCGTGTTGGGGATATCAAATTTATTGATGAGTCTCCTCTGCTGTCCACATGGCTCCCTTTTTCTGTACCACCACCTCGACATGGTAGGATTTGGGATTTACTTTGGTGTCTACCCAGTGCAGGAGATGACTTTGTCGTAGATGACGTGCGAAAAGGGGATGGTGTCCACATTGAATCACAGAGAGTTCATGAGGATTTGTTGCTAGCATCTAGAGTTGGATGCCCTCAGGAAGACTACCGTGAGTCAATTTTCATGACTGGTTTGCTCATTTCCTAACTGCACAATATGGCATATTGCTTCTTGATTCAGCACTTACTGCTACGT
It contains:
- the LOC119340003 gene encoding uncharacterized protein LOC119340003 → MLVEREASSTISIRPLQLLHLLTMLLAESAPSWNQVEDVLPMVVIMVRSTGLQHVLRLMHGRVAAPARELLDGAPQRCDEEGRGGGSRRRPSSARPTLTPGDDFVVDDVRKGDGVHIESQRVHEDLLLASRVGCPQEDYPLKLFIYGHGCSITIS